The Leucobacter viscericola genome includes a window with the following:
- a CDS encoding nucleoside deaminase: MNLALVEAKAAAEAGEIPVGAILLGPDGGVLGTGRNAREAVPDPTAHAEVLALRQAALATGDRILSGCTLVVTLEPCVMCAGVILAARVPRVVFGAWDEKAGAVGSVYDLLRDGRLPHAVPEVVAGVRADECAALLEEFFAGRR; the protein is encoded by the coding sequence ATGAATCTTGCGCTTGTTGAGGCGAAAGCGGCCGCCGAGGCGGGGGAGATTCCGGTGGGCGCGATCCTGCTCGGCCCCGATGGTGGAGTGCTGGGCACCGGCCGCAATGCGCGCGAGGCGGTTCCGGATCCCACGGCGCATGCTGAGGTACTCGCTCTGAGGCAGGCCGCGCTGGCCACGGGCGACCGGATACTTTCGGGCTGCACACTTGTGGTGACCCTCGAACCCTGCGTGATGTGTGCGGGGGTGATCCTCGCAGCCCGCGTGCCGCGCGTGGTGTTTGGGGCGTGGGACGAAAAGGCAGGGGCGGTCGGCAGTGTCTACGATCTGCTGCGCGACGGTCGCCTGCCACACGCGGTTCCCGAGGTGGTCGCCGGAGTGCGCGCGGATGAGTGTGCGGCGCTGCTGGAAGAGTTTTTTGCGGGGCGTCGCTAG
- a CDS encoding glutaredoxin family protein produces the protein MAAVNITLIGKPGCHLCDDAREVVEGVCSQLSERGIATELEELNILEDEQLARLYSEEIPVVRVGGKQHAIWRVDADKFERAILRVAQ, from the coding sequence ATGGCCGCAGTCAACATCACCCTCATCGGCAAGCCGGGTTGTCACCTCTGTGACGATGCGCGCGAGGTCGTTGAAGGGGTGTGTTCGCAGTTGAGTGAGCGCGGGATCGCCACCGAACTTGAAGAACTCAATATTCTTGAAGACGAGCAGCTCGCGCGGCTCTACTCTGAGGAGATTCCGGTCGTGCGCGTGGGCGGCAAGCAGCACGCCATCTGGCGCGTGGACGCAGATAAGTTTGAGCGCGCGATCCTGCGCGTGGCCCAGTAG
- a CDS encoding 30S ribosomal protein bS22 → MGSVIKKRRKRMSKKKHRKLLRKTRHQRRNKK, encoded by the coding sequence GTGGGTTCAGTAATCAAGAAGCGCCGTAAGCGTATGTCGAAGAAGAAGCACCGTAAATTGCTTCGTAAGACGCGTCACCAGCGTCGCAACAAGAAGTAG
- a CDS encoding flavin-containing monooxygenase, protein MSSQEAEVTEVLVVGGGQAGVAMSEHLGARGIPHIVLERDRIAERWRTERWDSLVANGPAWHDRFPGLEFEGSPDAFAPKEQVAEYFERYAAQIGAPIRCGVEVTEVRKREGEPGYRAETTAGPIHARYVVAATGAFQLPAIPPIVPADAGFTQLHSSGYRNPQQLPEGGVLVVGAGSSGVQIAAELRQAGREVTLAVGPHDRPPQRYRGRNFVWWLGVLGKWDAAAPPEGAEHVTIAVSGANGGHTVDFRDLAESGITLVGRANGFADGVMAFGSDLAENIRLGDENYLSLLAEADAYIAREGLDLPEEPEAHVLGAYPSCATDPLLALDLAAAGITSIVWATGFNVDYSWLQVNAFDDRGRPLQQRGVSPAAGVYFLGLPWQSRRGSTFIWGVWHDAKYLADQIEIQRGYLAYQPAAALSGAGV, encoded by the coding sequence ATGTCGAGCCAAGAGGCAGAGGTCACTGAGGTCCTCGTTGTCGGCGGTGGCCAGGCCGGTGTCGCCATGAGTGAGCACCTCGGTGCGCGCGGCATTCCGCACATTGTGCTGGAGCGAGATCGGATCGCCGAGCGCTGGCGCACGGAGCGCTGGGACTCGCTCGTCGCGAACGGACCCGCCTGGCACGACCGCTTCCCCGGCCTTGAGTTCGAGGGATCCCCCGATGCCTTTGCTCCCAAGGAGCAGGTTGCCGAGTATTTCGAGCGCTACGCAGCCCAGATCGGGGCACCGATTCGCTGCGGAGTTGAGGTCACCGAGGTGCGCAAACGCGAAGGTGAGCCCGGGTACCGGGCCGAGACCACCGCGGGGCCGATCCACGCCCGCTACGTCGTCGCAGCCACGGGCGCGTTCCAGCTACCTGCGATCCCCCCCATCGTTCCCGCCGATGCTGGCTTCACGCAGTTGCACTCGAGCGGGTACCGCAACCCGCAGCAACTGCCCGAGGGTGGTGTACTGGTGGTTGGAGCAGGTTCCTCGGGCGTGCAGATTGCCGCAGAGCTGCGGCAGGCCGGGCGCGAGGTCACGCTCGCCGTTGGTCCGCACGATCGCCCGCCGCAGCGCTACCGCGGCCGCAACTTCGTGTGGTGGCTTGGGGTTCTCGGCAAGTGGGACGCGGCCGCCCCACCCGAGGGTGCCGAGCACGTGACCATCGCGGTCAGCGGTGCAAACGGTGGTCACACGGTTGATTTCCGCGATCTTGCGGAGAGCGGGATCACCCTCGTTGGTCGCGCGAACGGTTTTGCCGACGGGGTCATGGCGTTTGGCAGCGACCTCGCCGAGAACATTCGCCTGGGTGACGAGAACTACCTGTCGCTGCTCGCAGAGGCAGACGCCTACATTGCGCGCGAGGGCCTTGACCTGCCGGAGGAACCGGAGGCGCACGTGCTCGGGGCTTACCCGTCGTGCGCGACCGATCCCTTGTTGGCTTTGGATCTTGCCGCCGCCGGCATCACCTCGATCGTGTGGGCGACGGGATTCAACGTCGACTACAGCTGGCTGCAGGTCAATGCCTTTGACGATCGCGGGCGGCCGTTGCAGCAGCGTGGAGTCTCTCCCGCCGCCGGAGTCTATTTCTTGGGGCTGCCGTGGCAGTCGCGCCGCGGATCCACGTTTATCTGGGGTGTCTGGCACGACGCGAAGTACCTCGCCGATCAGATCGAGATTCAGCGGGGGTACCTGGCGTATCAGCCAGCTGCCGCGTTGAGCGGAGCCGGAGTGTAG
- a CDS encoding potassium channel family protein, whose protein sequence is MVDIRSDAPVIVIGLGRFGASTAGQLDRQDREVLVVDTDPGLVQKWSDRVTHAVQADARSMEALRQIGADEFQIAVVATGASIEASVLIAANLVDLGIPQIWAKAISASHGKILERIGVNHVIYPEREAGERVAHLLSGSMLDFIQFDDNYVIVKMYPPRSIRGRALSESGVRTRYRVTVVGVKAPGQPFSHATQDTVISPHDLIIVSGTAADVERFATIG, encoded by the coding sequence TTGGTTGATATTCGAAGTGATGCCCCGGTCATTGTGATCGGACTCGGCCGGTTTGGCGCGTCGACAGCGGGCCAGCTAGACCGTCAGGATCGCGAGGTGCTCGTCGTCGACACCGATCCTGGCCTGGTGCAGAAATGGTCGGACCGCGTGACCCACGCGGTGCAGGCCGACGCGCGCTCCATGGAGGCGCTGCGCCAGATCGGGGCCGACGAGTTTCAGATCGCGGTGGTCGCGACCGGCGCCTCGATCGAGGCGAGTGTGCTGATCGCGGCGAACCTGGTCGATCTCGGAATCCCACAGATTTGGGCGAAGGCGATCTCTGCCTCGCACGGCAAGATTCTCGAGAGGATCGGCGTCAACCACGTCATCTACCCCGAGCGTGAGGCCGGGGAGCGCGTCGCGCACCTGCTCAGCGGCAGCATGCTCGACTTCATTCAGTTCGATGACAACTACGTCATTGTCAAGATGTACCCGCCGCGCTCGATCCGGGGCCGTGCCCTCTCCGAGAGTGGTGTGCGCACCCGCTACCGCGTGACCGTGGTGGGCGTGAAGGCGCCGGGACAGCCGTTCTCACACGCGACCCAAGACACGGTCATCTCGCCTCACGACCTCATCATCGTCTCGGGCACCGCGGCCGACGTGGAGCGCTTCGCCACGATCGGGTGA
- the upp gene encoding uracil phosphoribosyltransferase produces the protein MRVFVADHPLITHKLTVLRNAKTPQPTFRLLIEELMTLLAYEATREVRVEPHEIETPVAPTTGVRLSHPLPLIVPILRAGLGMLEGMVKLVPTAEVGFLGMVRDEETLEPTTYAERLPDDLSGRQCFVLDPMLATGGSLAAAIKFLFDRGADDVTAICVLGTPEGVEVLEKAAEGRKVTLVLGALDEGLNEQAYIVPGLGDAGDRLYGTIDH, from the coding sequence ATGCGTGTTTTCGTGGCAGACCATCCCCTCATCACCCACAAGCTGACCGTGCTGCGTAACGCAAAAACGCCGCAGCCAACGTTCCGGCTTCTTATCGAAGAGCTGATGACCTTGCTCGCCTATGAGGCGACCCGCGAAGTGCGGGTCGAACCACACGAAATCGAGACGCCGGTTGCGCCGACGACCGGTGTGCGCCTCAGCCATCCGCTGCCGCTGATCGTGCCGATTCTGCGCGCCGGGCTCGGCATGCTCGAGGGCATGGTGAAGCTGGTGCCGACCGCCGAGGTTGGCTTCCTGGGCATGGTACGCGACGAAGAGACCCTCGAGCCAACAACCTACGCCGAGCGCCTTCCCGACGATCTCTCCGGTCGGCAGTGCTTCGTGCTCGACCCGATGCTGGCCACGGGTGGATCACTCGCCGCGGCCATCAAGTTCTTGTTCGATCGCGGGGCTGACGATGTCACGGCGATCTGCGTGCTCGGCACCCCCGAGGGTGTTGAGGTGCTGGAGAAGGCTGCCGAGGGTCGCAAGGTGACCCTCGTGCTGGGGGCGCTCGATGAGGGTCTCAACGAGCAGGCGTACATCGTGCCCGGGCTCGGCGATGCGGGTGACCGCCTGTACGGGACGATCGATCACTAA
- a CDS encoding ArsR/SmtB family transcription factor, whose product MPDIFGVIADATRRDILQALLERHLQDEEMSVSEIVGQLEISQPTVSKHLKVLREAELVTVREDGQHRFYSLDPEPLEMVEDFVIPFLSAGFDTEVTVEYLSEDGERVSGPESEDSFEDTGEVLSEEAAAAAERIGRAAAKAEHRVKELVARFRLRD is encoded by the coding sequence ATGCCAGATATTTTCGGGGTCATCGCCGACGCTACGCGCCGCGACATCTTGCAGGCGCTGCTGGAACGGCACTTGCAAGACGAAGAGATGAGTGTGTCTGAAATAGTGGGGCAGCTTGAGATAAGCCAGCCCACGGTTTCGAAGCACCTGAAGGTGCTTCGCGAGGCAGAACTCGTGACCGTGCGTGAAGACGGGCAGCACCGGTTCTATTCACTCGACCCCGAGCCGCTCGAGATGGTCGAAGATTTCGTGATTCCGTTTCTCTCCGCCGGCTTCGACACCGAAGTGACGGTTGAGTACCTGTCTGAAGACGGCGAGCGGGTTTCTGGGCCCGAATCTGAGGATTCTTTCGAAGACACCGGAGAAGTTTTGTCAGAGGAAGCCGCGGCCGCAGCCGAGCGGATCGGCCGTGCCGCAGCAAAGGCTGAGCACCGCGTGAAGGAGCTCGTCGCGCGCTTCCGCCTGCGCGATTGA
- a CDS encoding LysR family transcriptional regulator yields MVQRFPITLTQLTYFVECAKTLNMTAASQELHVAQSAVSTAITQLEKSLGAALFIRQHSKGLILTPAGSTLLHDSQRLFGVLNETIDSIRTDQSEVHGQITIACFNTLAPFLLPRLLGGLRTQHPDLEVLVVEGDHEECLAALRGGRADLAITYDLTSEAGIDNTVVGEFRPHVIVHAGHPLAGRKQVPLAKLAADPFVLLDLPSSSDYFLGMLRAAGIEPNLRYRSSSYETVRSMVATGLGYSILNQRPQISETYAGSRTVAVEISDPVPSLRVEVSSLTQVRRSARARAVEQAIREVIVA; encoded by the coding sequence ATGGTTCAGCGATTCCCCATCACACTCACGCAGCTCACCTACTTTGTCGAGTGCGCAAAAACGCTCAACATGACCGCGGCGAGCCAAGAGCTACACGTCGCCCAGTCAGCGGTGTCGACTGCAATCACGCAGCTCGAAAAGTCCTTGGGGGCTGCACTCTTCATTCGCCAGCACTCGAAGGGGTTGATTCTCACGCCCGCCGGATCAACCCTGCTGCACGATTCTCAGCGCCTCTTTGGGGTGCTCAATGAGACGATCGACTCGATCCGAACCGACCAGAGCGAGGTGCACGGTCAGATCACCATCGCCTGCTTCAATACGCTCGCGCCGTTTTTACTCCCTCGACTGCTCGGCGGGCTGCGCACCCAACACCCAGACCTTGAGGTGCTGGTGGTCGAGGGGGATCACGAGGAGTGTCTCGCTGCTCTGCGTGGCGGGCGGGCGGATCTTGCGATCACCTACGACCTCACCTCGGAGGCGGGGATCGACAACACCGTCGTCGGGGAGTTTCGCCCCCACGTCATCGTGCACGCCGGGCACCCGCTCGCAGGGCGCAAGCAGGTTCCACTTGCCAAGCTCGCGGCCGATCCGTTTGTGCTGCTCGACCTCCCGAGCAGCAGCGACTACTTTCTCGGCATGCTGCGGGCGGCGGGCATCGAGCCAAACCTGCGCTACCGCAGTTCGAGCTACGAGACCGTGCGATCCATGGTTGCGACGGGGCTGGGGTACTCAATCCTGAACCAGCGACCGCAGATCAGTGAGACCTATGCCGGATCGCGAACCGTCGCCGTCGAGATTAGTGATCCGGTGCCGAGCCTGCGCGTTGAGGTGTCCTCGCTCACGCAGGTGCGCCGATCCGCACGGGCGAGAGCGGTGGAGCAGGCAATTCGTGAGGTCATCGTCGCCTAA
- a CDS encoding DUF1028 domain-containing protein, producing MTLSLILRDPETGEFGSVIASSSPAVAARCLNLADGVGGANSQNVTDPRLGPQLLDQLRGGATAQQAIAAVVDAADPTTIGYRQLLVLDGAGRAAAHAGDNALGIFGAVTRENAVAGGNLLANLDVLDALADAALAASGRIEERLLAGLRAAVDAGGEAGPVHSVGLAVVAEAGWRVTDLRVDWVETDPVAALAELLEVWLPQRDAYVDRGLNPAAAPSYGVPGDD from the coding sequence GTGACCCTCTCGCTCATCTTGCGCGATCCCGAGACCGGAGAGTTCGGCTCGGTCATCGCCTCGTCGTCGCCCGCGGTTGCCGCGCGCTGCCTGAACCTGGCCGACGGCGTCGGAGGGGCGAACTCCCAGAACGTGACGGATCCTCGGCTCGGTCCGCAGCTCTTGGATCAGCTGCGCGGTGGAGCAACGGCGCAGCAGGCGATCGCCGCCGTGGTGGACGCCGCCGATCCTACGACCATTGGCTACCGCCAACTGCTGGTGCTCGATGGCGCGGGCCGTGCAGCTGCGCACGCGGGTGACAACGCGCTCGGTATCTTCGGGGCGGTGACACGCGAGAACGCCGTCGCTGGAGGCAACTTGCTGGCGAACCTCGACGTGCTCGACGCGCTGGCCGACGCGGCGCTCGCAGCGAGTGGGCGCATCGAAGAGCGACTGCTCGCGGGATTGCGGGCGGCTGTTGACGCGGGCGGTGAGGCTGGTCCGGTGCACTCCGTGGGGCTTGCCGTGGTTGCTGAAGCTGGCTGGCGAGTTACCGACTTGCGGGTGGACTGGGTCGAAACGGATCCGGTTGCTGCCCTCGCCGAGCTGCTCGAGGTGTGGTTGCCCCAGCGCGACGCCTACGTCGACCGCGGCTTGAACCCCGCTGCCGCGCCCTCGTACGGGGTGCCCGGAGATGATTAG
- a CDS encoding TrkH family potassium uptake protein, with translation MIQSSPPRFALLVFTGLIFLWTALLSLPISSSNGKITPLADSLFTAVSAICVTGLSTLDMATHWSFFGEVVILAGIQIGGIGVLTLASILGLTVTRRLGLRQKLMAASDTNPMRMGKGVSESQAVGLGEIGGLLSAVALSLIVIELILTMLITPVLLAAGYDFWPALWNGFYLAASAFTNTGFVPLVGGLAPFLTNYYLLTVIAIGVFLGAIGFPVIFALYRYVIGRGWRTHKRLGLHTKLTLTTTVILVFAGWVAITALEWNNSRTMESHGVGQTLFNSAYMSVMTRSGGLGIVDPDQMNGSTLLVMDMLMFVGGGSASTAGGIKVTTLAVLFIAAYAEARGYQDMQAFDRRIPNEVLRVAVSVFIWGVTIVLISTISLMHITGASLDHALFEVISAFGTCGLSTGLSASVDDPGKYILAATMWAGRVGTVTLAAAVAASSRSRMFRLPEERPIVG, from the coding sequence ATGATCCAGTCATCACCTCCGCGGTTTGCACTGCTCGTCTTTACCGGGTTGATCTTTCTCTGGACAGCTTTGCTCTCCCTCCCGATCTCCAGCAGCAACGGCAAAATCACGCCGCTCGCCGACTCGCTCTTTACCGCTGTCTCGGCGATCTGCGTGACCGGGCTCTCGACCCTCGACATGGCGACGCACTGGTCGTTCTTTGGCGAAGTGGTGATCCTCGCTGGCATTCAGATCGGCGGCATCGGCGTGCTCACCCTCGCGAGCATCCTGGGCCTCACCGTCACGCGGCGACTCGGCCTGCGCCAGAAGCTCATGGCCGCGAGCGACACGAACCCCATGCGCATGGGCAAGGGTGTTTCCGAGAGTCAGGCCGTTGGCCTCGGCGAGATCGGCGGACTACTCTCGGCCGTAGCGCTGAGCCTCATAGTGATTGAGCTGATCCTGACCATGCTCATTACCCCCGTGCTTCTCGCCGCGGGCTACGACTTCTGGCCCGCTCTCTGGAACGGCTTTTACCTTGCGGCCTCCGCCTTCACCAACACCGGCTTCGTGCCGCTCGTTGGTGGGCTCGCCCCCTTTCTCACCAACTACTACCTGCTGACCGTCATCGCGATCGGCGTCTTCCTGGGCGCCATCGGCTTCCCCGTAATCTTTGCGCTCTACCGCTACGTGATCGGACGCGGCTGGCGCACACACAAACGCCTTGGCCTGCACACAAAGCTGACGCTGACGACAACCGTGATCCTCGTGTTCGCCGGCTGGGTCGCGATCACCGCGCTTGAGTGGAACAACTCGCGCACCATGGAGTCGCACGGCGTCGGGCAAACGCTCTTCAACTCTGCCTACATGTCTGTCATGACGCGCTCGGGCGGCCTCGGCATTGTCGACCCAGACCAGATGAACGGCTCAACGCTGCTGGTCATGGACATGCTCATGTTTGTGGGTGGTGGATCGGCGTCAACCGCTGGTGGCATCAAGGTCACGACGCTGGCCGTGCTGTTTATCGCGGCCTACGCCGAGGCCCGCGGCTACCAAGACATGCAGGCCTTTGATCGCCGCATTCCCAACGAGGTGTTGCGCGTCGCGGTGTCGGTGTTTATCTGGGGCGTCACGATCGTGCTCATCTCGACGATCTCGCTCATGCACATCACCGGCGCCTCGCTCGACCACGCCCTGTTCGAGGTGATCTCGGCGTTCGGCACCTGCGGACTCTCCACCGGACTCTCTGCGTCAGTGGACGATCCCGGCAAATACATTCTCGCGGCCACCATGTGGGCTGGTCGCGTTGGCACGGTAACCCTAGCTGCGGCGGTGGCTGCATCGAGCCGTTCTCGCATGTTCCGCCTCCCTGAAGAAAGGCCGATCGTTGGTTGA
- a CDS encoding winged helix-turn-helix domain-containing protein — MTTTLASATRTVSASPALRAARPDLVAEIPAVAAPERRVPEGTEVRGFALYVGLADDKIADGDPKLGAIVTQIKQLVAQLAPAADTYAAVALAPEGTGGRDVEVVRLALGDPAAHARQKQHIDETEDRAPSGVILDLSRKRVLLDNVAAALTFREFELLQYLVLREGRTISREELITALWTDADGEEVPNERTIDVHVRRLRVKLAHYQDIVRTVRGTGYRFDRHADVSILHTSAPSPDVF; from the coding sequence ATGACTACCACTCTCGCTTCCGCTACCCGCACCGTTTCCGCCAGCCCAGCACTCCGCGCTGCACGCCCCGATCTAGTCGCTGAGATCCCCGCCGTCGCGGCACCCGAACGCCGGGTCCCCGAGGGCACCGAGGTTCGTGGCTTCGCCCTCTACGTGGGCCTCGCCGACGACAAGATCGCTGACGGAGACCCCAAGTTGGGCGCCATCGTCACACAGATTAAGCAGCTCGTCGCGCAGCTCGCTCCGGCCGCGGACACCTATGCTGCTGTGGCACTTGCCCCCGAGGGCACTGGGGGCCGCGACGTCGAGGTTGTGCGTCTAGCGCTCGGTGATCCGGCAGCCCACGCACGCCAGAAGCAGCACATCGACGAGACCGAAGATCGGGCCCCGAGCGGCGTGATCCTCGACCTCTCACGCAAGCGCGTATTGCTTGACAACGTGGCCGCCGCCCTCACGTTCCGCGAGTTCGAGCTGCTGCAGTACCTCGTTCTTCGTGAGGGACGCACCATCAGCCGCGAAGAGCTGATCACGGCTCTCTGGACCGACGCGGACGGCGAAGAGGTACCCAACGAGCGCACCATCGACGTGCACGTGCGACGCCTGCGGGTAAAGCTCGCGCACTACCAAGACATCGTGCGCACAGTTCGCGGTACCGGATACCGCTTTGATCGCCATGCAGACGTCTCGATTTTGCACACCTCAGCCCCCAGCCCCGACGTTTTCTAA
- a CDS encoding DUF1307 domain-containing protein, producing MFNLTQRRPTAQLAAIIALLAALVLLLTACSGGSSETKVTYTKSEGGINSTMTITAEGDDVTEQSIKSVINYKEAGIKDKAEAKSTFAPVMDDYAGVKGLTHKVDYTDTDATETLTVDYKNADLKKIAELTGAEFDEANKDSKVSFKETVATVEASGFKKKG from the coding sequence TTGTTTAATCTGACCCAGCGCCGCCCCACAGCGCAGCTCGCAGCGATCATCGCGCTTCTCGCAGCTCTCGTGCTCTTGCTCACGGCTTGCAGCGGCGGATCCTCCGAAACAAAGGTCACCTATACAAAGTCGGAGGGTGGAATCAACTCAACGATGACCATCACCGCCGAGGGCGATGACGTCACTGAGCAGTCGATCAAGAGCGTTATCAATTACAAAGAGGCCGGAATCAAAGACAAGGCCGAGGCAAAAAGCACCTTTGCTCCAGTGATGGATGACTACGCGGGCGTCAAGGGTCTCACCCACAAGGTCGACTACACCGACACCGACGCGACCGAAACGTTGACCGTCGACTACAAAAACGCCGATCTCAAGAAGATCGCCGAGCTGACCGGCGCTGAGTTCGACGAGGCCAACAAAGACTCAAAGGTCAGCTTCAAAGAGACGGTCGCAACGGTCGAAGCGAGCGGCTTCAAAAAGAAGGGCTAG
- a CDS encoding DUF4870 domain-containing protein, with product MTTLPPEGADGQATGGQPASNVPPVPPVPPAAPVPPVPPAPPAQPAAQPAAPQQPQYQVPPQQPQQPQQPQYQAPPQGGQGGYAAPPAPGGYAAAPVADPVSNITLNYWLSVFFSWIPALIFFLIEKDKGNAQVRAYHADNLNFSLVRIMAGIATGILLVPFALIPYVGGVLAFVLWAANIVLFVFQIIAAAKAPEAFRRGEKPPFIFNIQMIK from the coding sequence ATGACTACGCTGCCACCAGAAGGTGCTGACGGCCAGGCAACTGGAGGCCAGCCCGCTAGCAATGTTCCGCCGGTTCCGCCCGTACCTCCGGCAGCTCCGGTGCCGCCAGTGCCACCGGCCCCGCCTGCTCAGCCGGCCGCACAGCCTGCCGCTCCGCAGCAGCCGCAGTACCAGGTTCCGCCGCAGCAGCCGCAACAGCCGCAGCAACCCCAGTACCAGGCACCGCCGCAGGGTGGCCAGGGTGGCTACGCAGCTCCGCCCGCACCGGGTGGCTATGCTGCTGCGCCGGTTGCAGATCCCGTGAGCAACATCACGCTGAACTACTGGCTGTCCGTGTTCTTCAGCTGGATCCCGGCGCTCATCTTCTTCCTCATCGAGAAGGACAAGGGCAACGCCCAGGTACGTGCTTACCACGCAGACAACCTGAACTTCTCGCTGGTACGTATCATGGCGGGCATCGCGACGGGCATCCTCTTGGTGCCGTTTGCATTGATTCCTTACGTTGGCGGGGTTCTCGCGTTTGTGCTTTGGGCTGCAAACATCGTTCTGTTTGTATTCCAGATCATCGCAGCGGCGAAGGCTCCCGAAGCTTTCCGCCGTGGCGAGAAGCCACCATTCATCTTCAACATCCAGATGATTAAGTAA
- the proC gene encoding pyrroline-5-carboxylate reductase, with the protein MLGVGSMGGAILSGLRAPGVQIPKPISVTTKSARSAAEFDGAADVVALASETDPEANRTAVKGAGLVILAVKPWMILDVAREIADALEPGVIVVSVAAGVTCASIEAALPAGVAVVRAMPNTPSLIGRGVTGIAGGSAASEADIDTVKALFETVGSAIVVRESQINDVAAVSGSGPAYLFLYVEEMIAAAKRLGFDEDQARLLAEGTVTGAAELLARSGEDPAQLRRNVTSPKGTTEQAIFVLQDANWGELFDRALAANVRRSEELAAE; encoded by the coding sequence ATGCTGGGTGTCGGTTCTATGGGGGGCGCGATCCTCTCTGGATTGCGGGCACCCGGGGTGCAGATTCCTAAGCCGATCAGTGTGACCACCAAATCGGCGCGCAGCGCAGCGGAGTTCGACGGCGCCGCAGACGTGGTGGCGCTCGCGAGCGAGACGGATCCCGAGGCGAACCGAACCGCCGTCAAGGGTGCGGGGCTCGTGATTCTCGCGGTGAAGCCCTGGATGATTCTCGACGTCGCTCGCGAGATCGCCGACGCGCTTGAGCCCGGTGTGATCGTGGTGAGTGTTGCCGCGGGTGTGACGTGCGCAAGCATCGAGGCCGCGCTGCCAGCGGGGGTTGCGGTTGTGCGTGCCATGCCGAACACACCCTCACTGATCGGGCGTGGTGTGACCGGGATTGCCGGGGGATCCGCCGCGAGCGAAGCAGACATCGACACCGTGAAGGCCCTCTTTGAAACGGTGGGCTCCGCCATCGTGGTGCGCGAGTCGCAGATCAATGATGTGGCCGCGGTTTCAGGATCGGGCCCCGCCTACCTCTTCTTGTACGTCGAAGAGATGATCGCCGCTGCGAAGCGACTCGGGTTCGATGAGGATCAGGCGCGCTTGCTTGCCGAGGGAACCGTGACCGGTGCGGCTGAACTCCTGGCGCGCAGCGGCGAGGATCCAGCACAGCTTCGCCGCAACGTGACGAGCCCCAAGGGCACCACCGAACAGGCCATCTTTGTGTTGCAGGACGCGAACTGGGGCGAGCTGTTCGACCGCGCGCTCGCCGCAAACGTGCGCCGCTCGGAAGAGCTCGCTGCGGAGTAA
- a CDS encoding Dabb family protein → MTVRHIVTWKLSGESIADRDAQAAEIIAVLEPLNGRIEGLQSLKLYRNTLNHEANWDLTLESVHDDAEALAHYATHPEHLAAVDVVKQRTVGRACVDLVE, encoded by the coding sequence ATGACCGTACGGCACATTGTGACCTGGAAACTCAGCGGTGAGTCAATCGCGGATCGCGACGCCCAGGCGGCCGAAATCATTGCTGTGCTCGAGCCGCTCAACGGCCGTATCGAGGGCCTGCAGTCTCTGAAGCTCTACCGCAACACCCTTAACCACGAGGCCAACTGGGATCTCACGCTCGAGAGTGTGCACGACGATGCCGAGGCGCTCGCGCACTACGCAACGCACCCCGAACACCTCGCCGCTGTTGACGTGGTCAAGCAGCGCACGGTTGGCCGCGCCTGCGTTGACCTCGTGGAGTAG
- a CDS encoding RidA family protein, translated as MAEPTHTRLRKFNTKDTYPEQNLDNDLCQAVVANGVVYLRGQIGQDLDTRESVGVGDVVAQTERAMQNIQMLLEEAGSGLEDIVKVTIYIIDPRYREDVYRTMGKYLRGVFPVSTGIVVQALARPEWLVEIDATAVLSSPGQGAVAQ; from the coding sequence GTGGCTGAACCGACCCACACGCGCCTGCGAAAGTTCAACACCAAAGACACGTACCCCGAGCAGAACCTCGACAACGATCTCTGCCAGGCGGTCGTTGCAAATGGGGTGGTCTATCTGCGCGGGCAGATCGGGCAGGATCTCGACACCCGCGAGTCGGTCGGCGTAGGTGACGTGGTTGCCCAGACCGAGAGGGCAATGCAGAACATTCAGATGCTGCTCGAGGAGGCCGGGAGCGGGCTCGAGGACATCGTGAAGGTGACGATCTACATCATTGATCCGCGCTACCGCGAAGATGTGTACCGCACGATGGGCAAGTACCTGCGCGGAGTCTTTCCGGTCTCAACCGGCATCGTGGTGCAGGCTCTGGCCCGCCCCGAGTGGCTGGTTGAGATCGACGCGACGGCAGTGCTGAGCTCGCCGGGTCAGGGTGCGGTGGCACAGTGA